The genome window CTAGTCAGTAAGCTTAGAAATATTTCTATAAAATCGGGCCTTTGAAGGTCGAACATTAAAAATTAGCAGTATAGTTGCTACTACAAACATGATGATGGCTGCAAATACAACAACATATCGAATAGATATAAATTCAGCCGTAATTCCAAAGATGGCAGTCATGATAATAATGAACAAGGCTTCTACAAAACCATAGATACTTCCTATTCTCCCCATGCTATCGACAGGAATATTGTTTTGATAAAAAGTATAGAAGCCCGTATTGGCAAAGGCTGTCGCGAAGGACAAAATAAAGCATCCTGAAGAAGCTATAAGAAACGTATAAGAAGAAGTGAAAGTTAAATAACCTAATGCTGTTAGTAACGAACCCATTCCTATAAGCCAAGCGGTGGGGATTTTTTCAACGATTGCTGTATTCAGTAAAGAACCAACCAATATACCAGCACCTGCTATGCTCACTAAAACACCGTATTCACCTTCGGATAATGAAAGTATTTGAGTAGCAAAGGCAGCCTCTAAAGAATCCGTCGCGGTCATCATGACAAGCATCGCACTAAATAAAAAATAGATCATCATAATGTACGGATTTTTAAGGCTAAATCTTATAACAAGCTTCCAATCATTGAATAATACCTTGTAGGAAATTTTCTCATCTGCTTTACTAGCCAGCTGTTGATTGGCTTCAACA of Lysinibacillus agricola contains these proteins:
- a CDS encoding MFS transporter — encoded protein: MNKLIEAWRYPAILLFSIGVSSVGSWIYFITLNLIVLNLTGSALAVSGLYIVRASSTLFANFWSGSLIDRLNKKYLMIVLNIFQSLLIVILPFFSTLTWIYFLVFVITIASSMYHPTSMTYITKLIPIEQRKRFNSLRSLLDSGAFITGPAIAGLLFTIGTPTMAIYLNAIALFLSACITLGMPNVEANQQLASKADEKISYKVLFNDWKLVIRFSLKNPYIMMIYFLFSAMLVMMTATDSLEAAFATQILSLSEGEYGVLVSIAGAGILVGSLLNTAIVEKIPTAWLIGMGSLLTALGYLTFTSSYTFLIASSGCFILSFATAFANTGFYTFYQNNIPVDSMGRIGSIYGFVEALFIIIMTAIFGITAEFISIRYVVVFAAIIMFVVATILLIFNVRPSKARFYRNISKLTD